In the genome of Lynx canadensis isolate LIC74 chromosome X, mLynCan4.pri.v2, whole genome shotgun sequence, one region contains:
- the LOC115507779 gene encoding norrin gives MRNHALAASFSMLSLLALMGDTDSKTDSSFMIDSDPLRCMRHHYVDSISHPLYKCSSKMVLLARCEGHCSQASRSEPLVSFSTVLKQPFRSSCHCCRPQTSKLKALRLRCSGGMRLTATYRYILSCHCEECGS, from the exons ATGAGAAATCATGCACTCGCTGCATCTTTTTCTATGCTCTCCCTGCTGGCGCTGATGGGAGATACAGACAGCAAAACGGACAGCTCGTTCATGATCGACTCGGACCCTCTGCGCTGCATGAGGCACCACTATGTTGATTCTATCAGTCACCCGTTGTACAAGTGTAGCTCAAAG atgGTGCTTCTGGCCAGGTGCGAGGGGCACTGCAGCCAGGCGTCACGCTCGGAGCCCCTGGTGTCCTTCAGCACTGTCCTCAAGCAGCCCTTCCGCTCCTCCTGTCACTGCTGCCGGCCCCAGACCTCCAAGCTAAAAGCACTGCGGCTGCGCTGCTCCGGGGGCATGAGGCTCACAGCCACCTACCGGTACATCCTCTCCTGTCACTGCGAGGAGTGCGGCTCCTGA